In Planococcus sp. MB-3u-03, the DNA window CCGGCATCATCACCGTCATTTCACTGGTGCTCATGAGAATCGGCGGCTTGGCACCGCTCGAAGTGGTGTCCGGCTTGATGGGCTTGCCGATCATTTTCATCACTTTCCTGATGATTTATTCGGCGAAGAAAATGATGGACCAAGACCGTGCGTGGCTCAATAATGTGCGAGACAAGGAAACGCCTTTGAAACGGTCAAAACAGAAAACGAAAAGTGAATAATTAGTCGAATGATTGAATAAACCCAGTCTTCCCCATCATGAGGGAGCTGGGTTTTTTAATGCAAGGACTCGGATGTGCCGAGGAAATTCTGGACAAATTCGATTTTAGCGTGGAAGATAAAGGTATCGCTATCGATTTCACAGCTTGCTATCTCTGTGTTAATACACAAGCACGCCAAATTACCGACTCATTAAAGGGGAGTGTTGAGAAGTGTACAAGAAAATTTTACTTGCTGTAGATGGTTCCGACCATTCAGTCCGCGCAGCTAAAGAAGCTGTGAAATTAGCTAAAGGATCGGATGATTCGCAGATTACCATCGTCTTTGTAGCAGATCACGACAACGCAAAAAACGAAGTGCTTCATAGCGGCAGTTCCGCGGAGCTGGATTTCCAGCGCCGCAAGAAATTACAGCCTGTGGAGGAAGCAATCGGAGCAGCCACTATCAAATACCGCGTAGAAATTCTGCACGGTACACCAGGGCCAACAATCGTTGAGTATGCCAATAAAGAATCGTTTGATGTATTGGTTATTGGCAGCCGCGGCTTGAACTCCTTGCAGGAGATGGTGCTCGGCAGCGTCAGCCACAAAGTGGTCAAGCGTGCGAACTGCCCGGTACTGATCGTAAAATAAAAAAGGGCTCCACCTGGGAGCCCTTTTTGCTGCAGCAGGCAAGGGGGAGAACAAGGTGAAACATACTGCGCCGATACATACGCCGTTTTATTATGGCTGGGTCATCGTCGCGATTTCGGCGTTATCGTATTTCTTTTCGGGACCCGGCCAAACCTTTTCCAATGCCATTTTCATCGATTATTATATTGAAGAGTTCGGATGGAGCCGCTCCACGGTGTCAGGGATTTATTCTGCGGCTACATTGATCGCAGGTTTCCTGATTTTTATGGTCGGCAGGCTGTTCGATAGCCAGGGAGCACGTAAGATGGCGGTCATCATCTCCAGTTTGCTGGGGCTCGCCTGTTTATTTAACGGATTGATCGCCAACACCTTCATGCTGTTCATCGGCTTCTTTTTGATTCGCCTGCTCGGGCAAGGCTCGATGTCACTCACGCCGAAGTCGCTCGTGCCGCAATGGTTCATCGCCAAAAGGGGGCGCGCGCTCAGCCTCGCAGCACTCGGGGCGATGGTCGGCTCTGCCATCTTTCCATTGCTCAATGTGTGGCTGATTGAAACCTTCGATTGGCGCATTGCATGGCTGCTGCTCGGCGCGTCTGTGTTGGTTATTTTTACGCCGCTCGCGTTTTTGCTGATCCGCAACAAGCCGGAAGATATCGGCTTGCGTCCTGACGGGGAAGTGATTCCTGAAGGGGAAAGCGCAGAGAAGAGTTTATCGGCAGATATTAGCTGGACCGTGAAAGAAGCGCAGAAAACCCGCGCCTTTTGGCTGCTGCTGTTTTGCGTCGCCACGCCAGCCTTGGTGAACACGGGAATCACGTTCCATTTAGTATCGATTTTTTCACAGCAATCGCTGACGCCTGAAGCCGCAGCGACTGTACTGAGCTTGATGGCGGTCGTCGGATTCCCGGTAACGTTTTTAGCCGGCTATTTGCTGGATAAAATCGAAGTGCGCTGGATGCTGGTCGCCTTGTTTGCCGGAGAGATCATTTTCATTTTGCTGCTCCAGCAAGCGACCGTTCTGTCATTAGCGATCCTGTTTGGCGTCGTATGGGGAGTCGTGTCAGGAATTGAGCGGGTCACGTTGAGCATTGTCTGGCCCAATTATTACGGCCGCCAGTATATCGGCAGCATCAGCGGCATCGCCATGGCGATCATGGTCATCGGCTCTGCCTTAGGGCCTTTGCCGTTCGGCTTGTTTTACGATTTCCTTGGCGGCTATGATGAAGCATTAAGCTTCCTGCTCATCATCCCGGCTTTAGCAATCGTCGCTTCCATCCTGGCAAAACCACCCGTGAAAGAAGAGTTGAAAACCGGGCAATAGAAAAAGAGGGTTGAAGAAGTCTACAATCCGCTATGAATGAAAAAGGGAATCACCTTTTCTACGTTCAAAATTCAATGTTCTATCTGAGTATTTGGAGAAGCATTCGCTCGACTCCTGTGGGACTAGCGGGTTTGAGAGACCCCGCAGGCAATGAATGAGCGAAGCTGTGCTGAGCACATTCATTTGCGACGCATCTGCCGAGCAGATGTGGGAGCAACGATTTTCTTGCGATGCTCGAACGCAGTGAGAGTTGAGCACACGGTTTTAGTGACGAGGAGGCTCGATTCCCGCCCCACGGAAAGCGAGCGATAAGCTTCGGAAAATACGACTTCTTACCTTTTCGACAGCCTGAAAAAAAAGAGCGCCTCGGCGCTCTTTTTTTAATTCTCCAAATAACGATACAGAGTGGACTTGCTGATGCTGGTCTGTTCTTTGATCTCGGCCAAGCTATAGGATTTGCTTTTATACATCTCGATCGCTTTTTTGACATTGGCATCGGGCTTGCGCGGTCGCCCGGCGTGCATGCCTTTTTGCTTGGCTTCCGATAAGCCTGCTTTGGTCTTCGCACTGATGGAATCGCTCTGGAATTCAGCGATGGATTTCGCGATTTCCAAAAATGAAAACGACGTTCCTTTCGCGGTGTCGATATTTTCTTTAATGGCATGAAGGAAAGCTGTTTTTTCTTCGAGCGCTTCAACTAAGTCCACCAATTGGCGGGTTGAATCTGTCAGCACATGGAGTTTCATCACGATGATGCGGTCTCCAGGAACGAGCGCTTCCAGCATGTGGTCCAGCTCGGTTCGCTGTTTCGGAGAACTGTGGGATTCTATATGGATCACATCGCAGCCGAATTCTTCAAACAGGGCGCGTTGCTTTTGGCAGTCTAAATCTTCTTCAATGGCTCTTGCGTAACCGATTCGCACGTAAAAAACTCCTCGCTGTACAAAGTGAATACATTATAACATATTAATTTTTTTGTAAAAACGGGCCCAAAAAGGTTCCATTAATGGAGCGTCGGTGCTAAACTATTTTCATTGTGAAAAAATAAGGTTTCCAGGATATGAAGAAACTTTCAAATAAAGAATAGAGGAGCACGACCACGTGAAACAAAGTCTGAAAACCCAATGGTTCGGGAATATCCGCGGTGATATATTGTCAGGGATTCTCGTCGCCATTGCGCTTATTCCGGAAGCCATTGCCTTCTCCATCATTGCAGGGGTCGATCCGATGGTCGGCTTGTACGCCTCCTTCAGCATTGCGGTCATCATCGCTTTCGTCGGCGGGCGTCCCGGCATGATTTCGGCCGCTACCGGCGCGATGGCGCTATTGATGGTGCCGCTCGTCCGTGACTACGGGCTGGAGTATTTGCTCGCTGCCACGATTTTGACAGGGGTCATCCAGATCCTGTTCGGCGTCTTCAAAGTGGCAAGAGTGATGAAGTTCATCCCGCGTGCTGTCATGATTGGCTTCGTCAATGCGCTGGCCATCTTGATCTTCATGGCGCAAGTGCCGCATTTCATCGGCATCAACAATATGACCTATCTCTTCGTGGCCATCACGTTGGCCATCATCTATATCGTGCCGCGTTTTTTCAAAGCCATCCCGGCCCCGCTTATCGCGCTGGTCGTGTTGACGGCAGTGGCCATCTATTCCGGATTCGAATTGCGCACAGTAGGCGATCTCGGCACGATCAGCCAGACGCTCCCGAGCTTCTTGTTGCCGGATGTGCCATTCAACTTGGAAACACTGTCGATCATCTTCCCGTACTCACTTGCGCTGGCTATTGTCGGCTTGCTTGAATCGCTCTTAACGGCGAATATCGTCGACGACATGACCGATACAACAAGTGACAAGAACAAAGAAGCCAGAGGTCAAGGAATCGCCAACTTCGTCACCGGTTTCTTCGGCGGAATGGCGGGCTGTGCGATGATCGGGCAATCGGTCATCAATGTCAAATCGGGCGGCCGTGGCCGATTGTCGGCGCTTGTTGCCGGTACGTTCCTGATGTTTTTGATCATCGTTCTCGGCAATGTCGTCGTGCAAATCCCGATGCCAGTGCTTGTCGGCATCATGATCATGGTATCGATCGGGACATTCGACTGGGCTTCGTTCACTTACTTGAAAAAAGCACCGAAAACCGATTCCATCGTTATGGTCGCGACTGTCGCCATCGTCGTCTATACGCACGATTTATCGATCGGTGTGCTGGCGGGTGTCTTGCTAAGCGCCATCTTCTTCGTCTCGAAAATTTCCAAGATCAAAGTGGAAAAACGTTTGCTCGATGCGACACAATACCGCGTCGAAGGCCAATTGTTCTTCGCTTCGGTTGAAGATTTCCTGGAGAAATTCGATTTCGATATCGAACGTGAGAAAGTGATTGTCGATTTCACGGATGCCCATATTTGGGACGATTCCGGCGTCGGCGCCGTCGACAGGGTCGTGCTGAAGTTCCGCGAAAATGCCAATGAAGTGGAAGTGACCGGCCTGGATGCCGGAAGCCAGAAACTGATCGATCAATTGGCAATCTTCAAAAGCTCGAACGCAAAGCTGCCAACGCATTGAATGAATAATGAATATAGGAAAGCCCGTCCTTCTTATGGACGGGCTTTTTGTGTCTTGTTGATGACGGGAATGCCAAGCTCTTTTGCAGGAAACAAAAGAGAGCATCCTGATACGAAAACAAATGAAAATAATTCTCATTTAGGTATTGAAAGTGTTTTTATTCTGCTATACTAATGAATGTGATTGAGTGATAATGATTATCAGTATCACCTGATTGACGAAAGGGGCGATTCTTCAAGAGTCACCGGAAAAGATTACATAATGCAGTGCGGATGTCCATCATCCAATAATCTCAATAGAAGAGGAGACGGAAAAAATGAAGAAATGGTTAGCGGCAATTTTAGTATTAATGATGTTTGCAGTTCTCGCGGCTTGCGGGGCGGAAAAAGAGGCGACAGACAGCCAAACGGCGGATGCTCAGACTGCGGAAACGGTAACAGTGACGCATGAACTGGGTGAGACGGAAGTTCCGAAAAACCCTGAGAAGGTCGTCGTTTTCGACTTCGGGATTCTGGATACACTGGATCAATTGGGAATCGAATCGATTGCCGGCGTGCCTCAAGGAAATGTGCCATCCTACTTGGAGAAGTTTGAAGACACTGGGAAATACGAGAATGTCGGCACATTGAAAGAAGCGGATTTTGAAGCGATCCACGCAATGGATCCAGACCTCATCATCATCTCTGGGCGCCAGGCAGAAATGTATAATGAATTCAACGACATCGCACCGACTATTCACTTGGGCGTAGATACAACAGATTATATGAATTCGTTCACAACAAACATGGAAACGGTCGGGGAAATCTTCGGCAAAGAAGCGGAAGTTGAAGAAGAGCTTGCAGCCATCAACGAGAAAATCGAAGGCATCAAAGAGAAAACAGCAAGTTCTAAAGAAAAAGGCTTGATCGTGCTGGCCAATGAAGGAAAAGTCAGCGCATACGGAGCAGCTTCACGCTTCGGCATCATCCATGACGTCTTTGGTGTAAAGCAGGCGGACGAAGGCATTGAAGCGTCTACGCATGGCCAAAGCATCACGTATGAATACATCCTTGATACAAACCCGGACATGATGTTCGTCGTCGACCGCAATGCAGCAGTCGGCAATGACGCAAGCGCAAAAGATTCATTGGAAAATGAATTGGTCCAGAAAACGAACGCTTATCAAAACGATAAGATCATTTACTTGGACCCTGATTACTGGTACCTATCCGGCGGCGGGCTGCAGTCTGTCAGCGAAATGGTCAAGGCCATCGAATCAGCATTTTAAAGTACCGAAGCCCCGGCATCGCCGGGGCTTTTTCTCAATCATAAGGAGGGATAAGGATATGGAGGAAATCCATTCTTATATCGATAAAGTGTTTGTTGAGCAAGAAGAGGTTCTGGAAGGCGTGCTTGCCGCCATCAACGAAAAAGGCATGCGGCCGATTTCGGTATCGCCAGCGTCCGGAAAACTGCTGACGATGCTCGTGGCCATGGCGGAAGCGGAACGGGTATTGGAAATCGGCGCACTCGGCGGCTATAGCGGGATTTGCCTGGCACGGGGCTTTGGCGCACGAGGGCATTTGACTTCGCTGGAATTGGAGCAGGACTATGCGGAACTGGCAAACGCCCATCTGGCAAAAGCGGGATTCGGCAGCCAAGTCGATTATCTGACAGGCCCTGCCTTGGACAGCTTGGCAAAGTTGAAAGGCCAGGGGAGGACGTTCGATTTCTTTTTCATCGATGCCGATAAGGTGAATTACGAAAACTATTTAGCCGCTTGCCTTGAACTTGCAGAAGACCGGGCATTGATTGTCGCCGATAATGTACTGGCTGGGGGAAGTGTGGCAGCTGTGGGTAAAGAGCGCCAGCACACCGAAGCGATGAAGAAGTTCAACGAAACGGCTGCAAGGCATCCGCAGTTGGAGTCGATCCTGCTGCCGGTTGGTGATGGATTGCTTGTGGCAAGAGTGAAAAAATGACAAAAGGACGGAAGGCTCTCACGCCTTCCGTCCTTTGCTCTATAAATAGAGCAGAATTTATTCGTATTTGCGGAAAAAGGCGAGTGTGCCGTCGATGATCCGTTGCTGGTCGTGATCAAGCGTCGCCACATGGAAGCTATCCGTCATTTCAATGAGGTCTTTTTCCTTGGATGAAATATGTTCATATATGAACCTGGAATTATCCGGCGGGACGACATGATCTTCCGGCGAAACGAACAGCAGTGTCGGGCAATGAATGGCCGACAGGTTTTTTCTGGCCAAATCCATGAAAGAAAGGATCTCCTTAACGGAAGCGACCGGTGTTTTCTCATAAGCAAGCTCAGTGATTCCAGGCTTTTTAATATCGGATCCGATGGCATCCAAAAAACGCACATCCTGCAATTCCTTGACACCTTCCATGTCCGGGACTTCGACGGCGGCGTTAATCAATGAAATGGCGCGGATCTCCGGATGGTTTTCCGCCATATAAAGCGCGAGTGTACCGCCCATTGACAAACCTGCCACGAATATCTTATCGCAGCGCTCCGACAGCCAAGCGTAGGCCTCCTCGACAGAGGCAATCCAATCCTGATACGTGCTTGTTTCCATATCTTCATAATGCGTGCCATGCCCCTTCAGGCGCGGGGCATAGACGCTATATCCTTCGTTCGCGAAAGCCTCGGCAAGCGGGCGCATGCTTTGGGTCGTGCCGGTAAAGCCATGGGATACGAGAATTCCTGTTTTCCCGCCTTCGGAAATGAACGGCTCTGCGCCTGGAAGGACATCGAAATCATGTGTCATCCAAAAACCTCCTTTTGGGATAGTCTTTAAGTATTCGCTGCTTTTCAGGAAAATCCTGCCCATTCATTTTCCCTGAAAAGGAATGCTATACTTACGGAAGAATAATCAACTGGAGGAGATCGCGTGCAAAACGTACAGGAATATACTCAATTGATCGAGCAATTCGAGAACGGCCCCTATTTCAAGATGCTCGGTTTTGAAATCAACGGGGTGGAATATGGCAAGGCGTCCATGCGCTTGGAGAAAAGACCTGAAAATGACAATATGCAAAATATGCTGCACGGCGGCGCGATCATGTCAGGGATTGATATTGTCATGGGCCTTGCCTCCCGGTCGCTCGGAAGCGATGCGGTCTCGACGATTCAAATGGAAGTTCGCTTCATCAAAAGTTTGGCGGAGGGAACGGCCGTTTTCCACGCTGAACTGTTACATCAGACGAACAGTACGGCAATCCTGACAGGGCGCGTCGTCAGCGATCGAGACGAATTATTGGCCTATAGCACCGGAACATTCAAACTATGATTGCAAAAGCTCCTTTCCGCATACGGCGGGGAGGAGCTTTTTGGATTAACCGCAATCTGAAGCCGTTCTCTTGACCGGTGAGTTATAGCTTGATATGATTACTTTTAATTAAAGATATTTTAATTCGAAATAAAGAGGTGAAATAAATGGAGTTCTCCAACCAGAACCTGAAAGCTGTAACGGTTTTGATTCGCGCCGCGGATGCCGTCCATGATGCCATTAAACGGGACGTTGCCGGGTACGGCTTGAATGCGACGGAATTCTCGGTGCTCGAATTGCTCTATCACCAGGGCCGTCAGCCGATACAGGCGATTGGCAAGAGGGTATTGATTGCGAGCAGCAGCATCACTTATGTGGTCGACAAACTGGAACAGAAAGGCTACGTCGAACGGGAAGCGTGCAAGGAAGACCGGCGCGTGACTTATGCACTCTTGACGGAAAATGGCCAGGAATTGATGAAGCGGATTTTCCCTGAGCATGAACGGCAGATGGATAAAGTGTTTGCCGGCCTTGGGCAAGAGGAAATAGTGGAATTGATCGAAAAGCTGAAAAAGGTCGGCTACGAAGCGCAAGACAGCAATGCAGCAGCAGATGGAATTTTAAAAAATAAGGAGCGGTATGCATGAACGAATTGAAAGGGATCCACCATGTAACGGCGATTACGAGCAGTGCCGAAAAGAATTATGAATTTTTCACGTATGTATTGGGCATGAGGCTGGTCAAGAAAACGGTGAACCAGGACGATATCCAAACCTATCACTTGTTCTTCGCTGACGATAAGGGTTCAGCGGGGACGGATATGACTTTCTTTGATTTTCCGGGAATCCCGAAAGGCTCTCACGGAACCAACGAAATTTACAAAACGGCTTTCCGCGTTCCGACAGACGAAGCGCTTAGCTATTGGGAGAAACGTTTTGACAAATACGAAGTGAACCACAGTGCAATCGCAGAGCAATTCGGCGTCAAAACTTTGTCGTTCACAGACTTCGATGACCAGCAGTATATGCTCGTATCGGACGAGAACAATGAAGGCGTGCAAGCGGGGACGCCTTGGCAGGACGGCCCGGTCCCGCTTGAATTTGCCATCACCGGGCTCGGGCCGATCCATATCCGCATCGGCCAATTCGATTACTTGAAAGAAGTGCTCGAAAAGGCGATGCATATGCGCGAGATCGCCAACGAGGGATCGCTGCATTTATTCGAGATGGGCGAAGGCGGAAACGGTGCACAAGTAATCGTTGAGCATAATGCAGATTTACCGTCCGGGCAGCAGGGTTACGGCACGGTGCATCATGCCGCATTCCGCGTGGCGGACCGCGCAGCATTGAATGAATGGATCGGCCATATGCAGGAAATCGGGTTCTCGACTTCGGGCTATGTCGACCGCTTCTTCTTTGAATCATTGTACGCACGGGTAGCCCCCGGCCTCTTGTTCGAATGGGCAACGGATGGCCCGGGCTTCATGGGTGACGAGCCATATGAAACACTCGGGGAGAAACTTTCTTTGCCGCCGTTTTTGGAACCGAAGCGCGAACAGATCGAGAGCATGGTGCGGCCGATCGATACGGTGCGCAGCACGAAGGATATCGAAAAAGAATACCTATAGGAAAAATTGGCACTGCTCCCCATGGGCAGTGCTTTTTCACTGCCAATAACAAAGAGGATGCAGAGAATCTGAAATAATGGGACGATTTTGGGAACTTATTCAACTTATATGCGTAAGTATAGTTAACACAAAGAAAGGGGAGAAGGGCGATGCCGAAATGCCAGAATTGCGGAGCGTTATGGACGTGGGCACAGACCGTATGCCGACTGTGCACACTCGGGGATGGGATGAAGTGCCCCTCATGCCGCGAGGAGCAATTCGTATCGATGGAATCGCGGAAAAAGACCAGCTTGTTCGTCTTTGCCGCTCCGCTCATCATGTTCATTTCGGTCGCTTTCGGCATCGATCCGTTCGTTTCCCTCGCCCTGTTCCTGGCTTCCTTTTTAGTAATCATGGGCATTTATCCATTCTTTATCGAATTGACAGACGAGCGCGGGCCAATGTGGTGACTAGTAGAAATCCGAGTTTCTTTCTAGGGATTGAGTTGGCTGCGCACAACAAATGAAGATTCTTTTCTGGACAGCCCCTGAAGCTTGCGCTAAACTTACAGATAATCATCTATAGCGTTCTTCGGGGTCGGGTGAAATTCCCAATCGACGGTAACGGAGCAATCCGAAGCCCGTGAGCCTTTCGGGGCAGGATTTGGTGCAAGTCCAAAGCCGACAGTTAAAGTCTGGATGGGAGAAGAACCGTCAAGCAGCCTACTAGCAATCGCTTAGGTTTCTTTGATATGCACTTTCAAGGCCCCTTTCTTTTTATGGAAGGGGCCTTTTTGCATACTGTGGATGATCAACTGAATAGTATTCCTTCGGGGTCGGGTGAAATTCCCAATCGACGGTAACGAAGCAATTCGAAGCCCGTGAGCCTTTCGGGGCAGGATTTGGTGCAAGTCCAAAGCCGACAGTTAAAGTCTGGATGGGAGAAGGAAGAACACGGAAATTATAGAGTTTTCTATAGTTCTATTTCCTATTGTCTTCTAACCCATTGGCTAATCAATGGGTTTTTATTTTGTTCTGAAAGGTGTGATCAAGTGGACGATCAGCAAATCATGAAGCAAGCACTGGCATTGGCACGATCAGCTGCCGGGCAGACTTCCCCCAACCCGCTTGTCGGGTCGGTGATCGTCAAAGATGGCCGTATCATCGGCATGGGCGCGCATTTGAAAGCGGGACAGGCGCATGCAGAAATCCATGCGCTGAATATGGCAGGCACTGAAGCGCGAGGCGCGGATTTATATGTGACGCTGGAGCCTTGCAGCCATCATGGCCGGACTGGACCTTGCGCAGACGCGATTATAAAAGCCGGCATCCGCCGTGTCGTCGTCGCTGTGCTTGACCCGAATCCGCTCGTTTCAGGCCAGGGCATCAAGAAGCTCGAAGCCGCCGGGGTGATTGTAGAGACCGGTGTCTGCGAGCAGGAAGCTGCGGAGCTGAACCGGATGTTCTTCACCTTTATCCGCAAAAACCGGCCATTCGTCACATTGAAGCATGCCATCACGCTAGACGGCAAAATCGCTGTATACGGCGGCCGTTCGGAAAAAATTACGGGGCCTGAAGTGCAGCGCGACGTCCACGAACTGCGCTTGCTGCACGACGCCATCCTCGTCGGCGCACAGACCATTGCACTCGATAACCCCCGTTTGACCAATCGGTTTGCCGATTCCCCGAAGCAGCCGATCCGCGTCATTTTAGATGGCCATCTGCGCATCCCGATAGAGAGCCACGTCATTCAAGTACCTGATGCCCCTACTTGGATAATCGTCGGATCACAAGCTGATATCGACAGCCGCGGCGCATTTCCTGAGCATGTCCGAATTCTGCAACTGGATACGCCCGATGTGGAAATCGTCGCTGCATTGGAATTGCTGGCCGAGCATAAGGTGTTATCTGTCCTTGTGGAAGGCGGCCAAAAAATCAATACCGCTTTTTTGAAAAGCGGGCAAGTAGATGAAGTTGCTACGTATATCGCGCCAATCATTCTCGGCGGCGAAGGAACCGTTTCCGTATTTGGTGATCTACATGCCAGTTCCACGGCAAACGGCATTCCCCTGGAGACGCAGAAGGTAGAGCGCATCGGAACGGATCTGAAGATTATCTCCACTTTAAAGGAGTGACATGAATGTTTACAGGCATTATAGAAGAAAAGGGGCAACTTGCCGGTATCAAGCGCGGCGCGGCCAGCATGGAAATGACGATACGCGCAAATGTCGTCCTCGAAGAAACGAAAATCGGCGATAGCATTTCAGTCGAAGGGGTGTGCCTGACAGTGACCTCATTATCCACAGGCCGTTTCACAGTGGATGTCATGCCGGAAACATTTCACGGCACGACCCTTTCTTCGTTGAGTACATCCAGTGCCGTCAATCTAGAGCGGGCCATGGCGGCGAACGGCCGTTTCGGCGGGCATCTTGTCGCTGGCCATATCGACGGAGTCGGCAAGATCCTGCGCAAGCGCCCCCAGGAAAACGCACTGTATATCGATATAGCAGCGCCCCCTGAATTGCTTGCGCAGTCGATCGTCAAAGGATCAGTGGCAATCGATGGCGTCAGTTTGACGATTTTCGAACTTAGCGAAAACCATTTGACCGTTTCGCTCATCCCGCATACAGCGGGGGAAACGACTTTGGGCAGCAAAAAAGTAGGCGATTCGGTCAATCTGGAAACCGATATGTTCGGAAAATATGTGCAGCGTTTTATGGAGCATGCGCCAAAACAACCGATGAACGCCGATTACTTGCGGCGCCACGGATTTTAAAGGAGCAAACCGATGCTAAATACAATTGAAGAAGCAGTAAAGGAT includes these proteins:
- the ribD gene encoding bifunctional diaminohydroxyphosphoribosylaminopyrimidine deaminase/5-amino-6-(5-phosphoribosylamino)uracil reductase RibD is translated as MDDQQIMKQALALARSAAGQTSPNPLVGSVIVKDGRIIGMGAHLKAGQAHAEIHALNMAGTEARGADLYVTLEPCSHHGRTGPCADAIIKAGIRRVVVAVLDPNPLVSGQGIKKLEAAGVIVETGVCEQEAAELNRMFFTFIRKNRPFVTLKHAITLDGKIAVYGGRSEKITGPEVQRDVHELRLLHDAILVGAQTIALDNPRLTNRFADSPKQPIRVILDGHLRIPIESHVIQVPDAPTWIIVGSQADIDSRGAFPEHVRILQLDTPDVEIVAALELLAEHKVLSVLVEGGQKINTAFLKSGQVDEVATYIAPIILGGEGTVSVFGDLHASSTANGIPLETQKVERIGTDLKIISTLKE
- the ribE gene encoding riboflavin synthase, whose protein sequence is MFTGIIEEKGQLAGIKRGAASMEMTIRANVVLEETKIGDSISVEGVCLTVTSLSTGRFTVDVMPETFHGTTLSSLSTSSAVNLERAMAANGRFGGHLVAGHIDGVGKILRKRPQENALYIDIAAPPELLAQSIVKGSVAIDGVSLTIFELSENHLTVSLIPHTAGETTLGSKKVGDSVNLETDMFGKYVQRFMEHAPKQPMNADYLRRHGF